A genomic window from Streptomyces broussonetiae includes:
- a CDS encoding elongation factor G-like protein EF-G2, with amino-acid sequence MGDKTQTHPGAAGRAIEADQPASVRNVVLVGHSGSGKTTLVEALALTAGALNRAGRVEDGGTVSDYDEIEHRQQRSVQLSLAPVEWNGIKINLLDTPGYADFVGELRAGLRAADAALFVVSASDGVDGSTRMVWEECAAVGMPRAIVITHLEAARSDFEEMTRTCAEAFGGDDPDAVLPLYLPLRGPEGPDGHAPVTGLVGLLTQKLFDYSTGERKESEPGADQLPDIEEARNRLIEGIIAESEDETLMDRYLGGEQVDVKTLIEDLERAVARGSFHPVLAAAPAADGAKQGLGTVELLELVTGGYPTPFEHALPEVSTVDGKRRELKPCDTDGPLVAEVVKTSSDPYVGRVSLVRIFSGTLRLDQTVHVSGHGLADRGHEDHDVDEKVGALSMPFGKQQRPVTHAVAGDLVCVAKLGRAETGDTLSAKDDPLLMEPWRMPDPLLPLAIQAHSKADEDKLSQGLSRLVAEDPTMRLEQNQDTHQVVLWCLGEAHADVALERLRSRYGVQVDVVPHKVSLRETFAHKASGRGRHVKQSGGHGQYAICEIEVEPLPGGSGIEFVDKVVGGAVPRQFIPSVEKGVRAQAAKGVAAGYPLVDVRITLLDGKAHSVDSSDAAFQTAGALALREAAAEARIHLLEPVAEVSVLVGDDYVGAVMSDLSSRRGRVLGTEQVGAGRTLIRAEVPEFEIGRYAVDLRSLSHGTARFDRSYARHEPMPVQIAERIREQAGETA; translated from the coding sequence ATGGGCGACAAGACACAGACACACCCTGGGGCCGCCGGCAGGGCTATTGAGGCCGACCAGCCTGCGTCCGTACGGAACGTGGTGCTGGTCGGCCACTCCGGTTCGGGCAAGACCACCTTGGTGGAGGCCCTCGCGCTGACCGCGGGGGCGCTGAACCGGGCGGGCCGCGTCGAGGACGGCGGCACCGTCTCGGACTACGACGAGATCGAGCACCGGCAGCAGCGCTCCGTACAGCTCTCCCTGGCGCCGGTCGAATGGAACGGCATCAAGATCAACCTCCTCGACACCCCGGGGTACGCCGACTTCGTCGGGGAGCTGAGGGCCGGTCTGCGGGCAGCGGACGCGGCCCTCTTCGTCGTCTCGGCCTCCGACGGGGTGGACGGCTCGACCCGGATGGTCTGGGAGGAGTGCGCGGCCGTCGGCATGCCCCGCGCGATCGTGATCACACACCTGGAGGCCGCGCGCTCGGACTTCGAGGAGATGACCCGGACCTGTGCGGAGGCCTTCGGCGGGGACGATCCCGACGCCGTGCTCCCGCTGTACCTGCCGCTGCGCGGCCCGGAGGGACCCGACGGCCACGCGCCCGTGACCGGGCTGGTCGGCCTGCTGACACAGAAGCTGTTCGACTACTCGACCGGCGAGCGCAAGGAGTCCGAACCGGGCGCCGACCAGCTGCCGGACATCGAGGAGGCCCGCAACCGGCTCATCGAGGGGATCATCGCCGAGAGCGAGGACGAGACCCTGATGGACCGCTATCTCGGCGGTGAGCAGGTCGACGTCAAGACGCTGATCGAGGACCTGGAGCGGGCTGTGGCCCGCGGCTCGTTCCACCCCGTCCTGGCGGCCGCCCCCGCCGCCGACGGCGCCAAACAGGGGCTCGGCACGGTCGAGCTGCTGGAACTGGTCACCGGCGGCTACCCGACCCCGTTCGAGCACGCGCTGCCCGAGGTGAGCACCGTCGACGGCAAGCGGCGCGAGCTGAAGCCCTGCGACACCGACGGCCCGCTGGTCGCCGAGGTCGTCAAGACCTCCTCCGACCCCTACGTCGGCCGGGTGTCCCTGGTCCGCATCTTCTCCGGCACCCTGCGCCTCGACCAGACGGTGCACGTCTCCGGACACGGGCTGGCCGACCGCGGGCACGAGGACCACGACGTCGACGAGAAGGTCGGCGCCCTGTCCATGCCCTTCGGCAAGCAGCAGCGCCCGGTGACGCACGCCGTCGCGGGCGATCTGGTGTGCGTGGCCAAGCTGGGCCGCGCCGAGACCGGGGACACGCTCTCCGCGAAGGACGACCCGCTGCTGATGGAGCCCTGGCGGATGCCCGACCCGCTGCTGCCGCTCGCCATCCAGGCGCACAGCAAGGCCGACGAGGACAAGCTCTCGCAGGGCCTTTCCCGGCTGGTCGCCGAGGACCCGACGATGCGTCTGGAGCAGAACCAGGACACCCACCAGGTGGTCCTGTGGTGCCTGGGCGAGGCCCACGCCGACGTCGCCCTGGAACGGCTGCGCAGCCGCTACGGCGTCCAGGTCGACGTCGTCCCGCACAAGGTCTCCCTCCGGGAGACGTTCGCGCACAAGGCGTCCGGGCGCGGCCGGCATGTGAAGCAGTCCGGCGGTCACGGGCAGTACGCCATCTGCGAGATCGAGGTGGAGCCGCTGCCGGGCGGCTCGGGCATCGAGTTCGTGGACAAGGTGGTCGGCGGTGCCGTACCCCGGCAGTTCATCCCCTCCGTCGAGAAGGGCGTACGGGCGCAGGCCGCCAAGGGTGTCGCCGCCGGGTATCCGCTGGTGGACGTGCGGATCACGCTGCTGGACGGCAAGGCGCACTCGGTGGACTCCTCCGACGCCGCCTTCCAGACCGCGGGCGCGCTGGCGCTGCGCGAGGCCGCGGCGGAGGCGCGGATCCATCTGCTGGAGCCGGTCGCCGAGGTGTCGGTGCTGGTCGGCGACGACTACGTGGGCGCGGTGATGAGCGATCTGTCGAGCCGGCGCGGCCGGGTGCTCGGCACCGAACAGGTGGGCGCCGGGCGAACCCTGATCCGGGCCGAGGTGCCCGAGTTCGAGATCGGCCGGTACGCCGTCGACCTGCGGTCGCTGTCGCACGGCACGGCCCGCTTCGACCGGAGCTACGCCCGGCACGAGCCGATGCCGGTACAGATCGCCGAACGGATCCGCGAACAGGCGGGCGAGACGGCCTAG
- a CDS encoding HIT family protein — MLHGMTSEPEQQIGVGTQDAFQRLWTPHRMAYIQGENKPTGPGADDGCPFCSIPAKSDEDGLIVRRGEHVYAVLNLYPYNGGHLMTVPYRHVADYTELTGPETAELAELTKQAMTALRTASGAHGFNIGMNQGTVAGAGIAAHLHQHIVPRWGGDTNFMPVVGHTRVLPQLLADTRKMLAEAWPE, encoded by the coding sequence ATGCTGCATGGCATGACGAGTGAGCCGGAACAGCAGATCGGAGTGGGGACGCAGGACGCGTTCCAGCGCCTGTGGACACCCCACCGGATGGCGTACATCCAGGGTGAGAACAAGCCGACCGGCCCGGGGGCCGACGACGGCTGCCCCTTCTGCTCGATCCCGGCCAAGTCCGACGAGGACGGGCTGATCGTCCGGCGCGGCGAGCATGTGTACGCCGTGCTCAACCTCTATCCGTACAACGGCGGCCACCTGATGACCGTGCCGTACCGGCACGTGGCCGACTACACTGAGCTGACCGGGCCGGAGACCGCCGAGCTGGCCGAGCTGACCAAGCAGGCGATGACGGCCCTGCGCACCGCGTCCGGCGCGCACGGCTTCAACATCGGCATGAACCAGGGCACGGTCGCGGGCGCCGGCATCGCCGCCCACCTGCACCAGCACATCGTCCCGCGCTGGGGCGGAGACACGAACTTCATGCCGGTCGTGGGCCACACGAGGGTGCTGCCGCAGCTCCTGGCCGACACGCGGAAGATGCTGGCGGAGGCCTGGCCGGAGTAG
- the thrS gene encoding threonine--tRNA ligase, with product MSDVRVIIQRDSEREERVVTTGTTAADLFAGERSIIAARVGGELKDLTHEVKDGETVEGVEISSEDGLNILRHSTAHVMAQAVQELFPEAKLGIGPPVKDGFYYDFDVEKPFTPEDLKAVEKKMQEIQKRGQKFSRRVVTDEAAREELAAEPYKLELIGLKGSASHDDGADVEVGAGELTIYDNLDAKTGELCWKDLCRGPHLPSTRLIPAFKLMRNAAAYWRGSEKNPMLQRIYGTAWPSKDELKAYLDFLAEAEKRDHRKLGNELDLFSIPEQIGSGLAVFHPKGGIVRRVMEDYSRRRHEEEGYEFVYTPHATKGKLFETSGHLDWYAEGMYPPMQLDEGVDYYLKPMNCPMHNLIFDARGRSYRELPLRLFEFGTVYRYEKSGVVHGLTRARGFTQDDAHIYCTREQMSEELDKTLTFVLGLLRDYGLTDFYLELSTKDPEKFVGSDEVWEEATETLRQVAEKQGLPLVPDPGGAAFYGPKISVQAKDAIGRTWQMSTIQLDFNLPERFNLEYTGPDGSKQRPVMIHRALFGSIERFFAVLLEHYAGAFPAWLAPVQALGIPIGDAHVEYLEKFAAAARKQGLRVEVDSSSDRMQKKIRNAQKQKVPFMVIAGDEDMSNGSVSFRYRDGSQENGIPFDEAIAKIAQVVGERAQV from the coding sequence GTGTCAGACGTCCGTGTGATCATCCAACGCGATTCCGAGCGGGAAGAACGCGTGGTGACGACGGGCACTACGGCCGCCGACCTCTTCGCGGGCGAGCGCTCGATCATCGCCGCGCGCGTCGGGGGCGAGCTGAAGGATCTCACCCATGAGGTCAAGGACGGCGAGACCGTCGAGGGCGTCGAGATCTCCTCCGAGGACGGCCTGAACATCCTGCGCCACTCCACCGCGCACGTCATGGCGCAGGCCGTGCAGGAGCTGTTCCCCGAGGCCAAGCTGGGCATCGGCCCGCCCGTGAAGGACGGCTTCTACTACGACTTCGATGTCGAGAAGCCGTTCACGCCCGAGGATCTCAAGGCCGTCGAGAAGAAGATGCAGGAGATCCAGAAGCGGGGGCAGAAGTTCTCCCGCCGTGTCGTCACCGACGAGGCGGCCCGCGAGGAGCTGGCCGCCGAGCCGTACAAGCTGGAGCTGATCGGCCTCAAGGGCTCGGCGTCGCACGACGACGGCGCGGACGTCGAGGTCGGCGCCGGTGAGCTGACGATCTACGACAACCTGGACGCCAAGACCGGCGAGCTGTGCTGGAAGGACCTCTGCCGCGGTCCGCACCTGCCCTCCACCCGCCTCATCCCGGCGTTCAAGCTGATGCGCAACGCGGCTGCCTACTGGCGCGGCAGCGAGAAGAACCCGATGCTCCAGCGCATCTACGGCACCGCCTGGCCGTCCAAGGACGAGCTGAAGGCGTACCTGGACTTCCTCGCCGAGGCCGAGAAGCGCGACCACCGCAAGCTCGGCAACGAGCTGGACCTCTTCTCCATCCCGGAGCAGATCGGCTCCGGCCTCGCCGTCTTCCACCCCAAGGGCGGCATCGTGCGCCGCGTGATGGAGGACTACTCGCGCCGCCGCCACGAGGAAGAGGGCTACGAGTTCGTCTACACCCCGCACGCGACGAAGGGGAAGCTCTTCGAGACGTCCGGGCACCTGGACTGGTACGCCGAGGGCATGTACCCGCCCATGCAGCTCGACGAGGGCGTGGACTACTACCTCAAGCCCATGAACTGCCCGATGCACAACCTGATCTTCGACGCGCGCGGCCGCTCGTACCGTGAACTGCCACTGCGCCTCTTCGAGTTCGGGACCGTGTACCGGTACGAGAAGTCGGGCGTCGTGCACGGCCTGACCCGGGCCCGCGGCTTCACGCAGGACGACGCGCACATCTACTGCACCCGTGAGCAGATGTCCGAGGAGCTGGACAAGACGCTCACCTTCGTCCTCGGTCTGCTGCGCGACTACGGCCTGACCGACTTCTACCTGGAGCTGTCCACCAAGGACCCGGAGAAGTTCGTCGGCTCCGACGAGGTCTGGGAGGAGGCGACCGAGACGCTGCGCCAGGTCGCCGAGAAGCAGGGCCTGCCCCTCGTCCCCGACCCGGGCGGTGCCGCCTTCTACGGTCCCAAGATCTCTGTCCAGGCCAAGGACGCGATCGGCCGCACCTGGCAGATGTCGACCATCCAGCTCGACTTCAACCTGCCCGAGCGCTTCAACCTGGAGTACACGGGCCCCGACGGTTCGAAGCAGCGCCCGGTGATGATCCACCGTGCCCTCTTCGGCTCGATCGAGCGCTTCTTCGCCGTGCTCCTGGAGCACTACGCGGGCGCCTTCCCGGCGTGGCTGGCCCCGGTCCAGGCGCTCGGCATCCCGATCGGTGACGCGCACGTCGAGTACCTGGAGAAGTTCGCGGCGGCGGCCCGTAAGCAGGGCCTGCGCGTCGAGGTGGACTCCTCCTCGGACCGGATGCAGAAGAAGATCCGCAACGCCCAGAAGCAGAAGGTGCCCTTCATGGTCATCGCGGGCGACGAGGACATGTCGAACGGCTCGGTGTCCTTCCGCTACCGCGACGGCTCCCAGGAGAACGGCATCCCGTTCGACGAGGCGATCGCGAAGATCGCCCAGGTCGTCGGGGAGCGGGCTCAGGTCTGA
- a CDS encoding DUF4365 domain-containing protein — translation MAIAQPERGGLLPDRPGTVRGSLATTACMETLQVGYLHAVAAAAGCSLSQPFPDNGIDWHVSHSAPGHTVDDEVTIKVQLKATYQVAPNPPGRSFSFTLDNDHLRKLARTPVSVHKILVVMLVPRSQDDWLRASHDRLDLRHCCYWVNLAGHPITGRHRTTVRIPTSRIFDDRALCEIMTRVGTGGRP, via the coding sequence ATGGCCATAGCGCAGCCCGAGCGGGGCGGGCTGCTGCCCGATCGCCCGGGCACCGTCCGCGGCTCACTCGCCACCACCGCCTGCATGGAGACACTGCAGGTCGGCTATCTGCACGCGGTCGCCGCCGCGGCGGGATGCTCGCTGTCCCAGCCCTTCCCGGACAACGGCATCGACTGGCACGTCAGTCACAGCGCGCCCGGACACACCGTCGACGACGAGGTCACCATCAAGGTGCAGCTGAAGGCCACGTACCAGGTCGCACCGAACCCGCCGGGCCGCTCCTTCTCCTTCACCCTCGACAACGACCATCTGCGCAAGCTCGCCCGCACCCCGGTCTCGGTGCACAAGATCCTGGTCGTGATGCTCGTCCCGCGTTCGCAGGACGACTGGCTCCGCGCCAGCCACGACCGGCTCGACCTCAGGCACTGCTGCTACTGGGTCAATCTCGCCGGCCATCCGATCACCGGCCGGCACCGGACCACCGTGCGGATCCCGACCTCGCGCATCTTCGACGACCGGGCGCTGTGCGAGATCATGACGCGCGTCGGGACGGGAGGCAGGCCATGA
- a CDS encoding 3'-5' exonuclease: protein MTTWYEGALAAFDTETTGVDVETDRIVSAAVVVQDAPGTRPRVSRWLVNPGVPVPEAATAVHGLTEEHLQHHGRWPAPVMYEIAEQLAEHAAMGRPLVVMNAPFDLTLLDRELRRHRASSLDRWFESAPLKVLDPRVLDKHLDRYRKGRRTLTDLCAHYGVALQDAHDAAADALAALDVVRAVGRRFASRLERLSPAELHTLQANWHAAQARGLQAWFARSGSDEIVSTDWPLRPDLPAAA, encoded by the coding sequence ATGACGACCTGGTACGAGGGGGCGCTGGCCGCCTTCGACACGGAGACGACGGGTGTGGACGTCGAGACCGACCGGATCGTGTCGGCCGCTGTCGTCGTCCAGGACGCGCCGGGGACCCGGCCGCGGGTGTCCCGCTGGCTGGTCAACCCGGGTGTGCCGGTGCCGGAAGCGGCGACCGCGGTGCACGGGCTGACGGAGGAGCACCTGCAGCACCATGGCCGCTGGCCGGCGCCGGTGATGTACGAGATAGCCGAGCAACTGGCGGAGCACGCGGCGATGGGCCGTCCGCTGGTGGTGATGAACGCGCCGTTCGATCTGACGCTGCTGGACCGGGAGTTGCGCCGGCACCGGGCGTCCTCGCTGGACCGCTGGTTCGAGTCGGCGCCGCTCAAGGTGCTGGACCCGCGGGTACTGGACAAGCACCTGGACCGGTACCGCAAGGGCCGCCGCACGCTGACCGACCTGTGTGCGCACTACGGCGTGGCGCTGCAGGACGCGCACGACGCGGCGGCGGACGCACTGGCCGCGCTGGATGTCGTACGGGCGGTCGGCCGCCGTTTCGCGAGCCGGCTGGAACGCCTCTCTCCCGCCGAGCTGCACACGCTGCAGGCCAACTGGCATGCGGCCCAGGCCCGTGGTCTTCAGGCGTGGTTCGCGCGCAGCGGCTCGGACGAGATCGTCAGCACGGACTGGCCCTTGCGGCCGGACCTGCCGGCGGCGGCATGA
- a CDS encoding SRPBCC family protein gives MDWNRYRFLSLWSLPAPPAAVYAVLERPEDYPRWWPQVRTVTRLNDATGVLTIRSVLPYAMTFTAHETCRDPDAGILEIAMSGDIDGWARWTVTPDGPGTLARYDQLVDVRKPLLRRLAVPGRPVFRLNHRLMMRAGRRGLVGYLEAV, from the coding sequence ATGGACTGGAACCGCTACCGCTTCCTCAGCCTGTGGTCCCTGCCCGCTCCGCCGGCGGCCGTGTACGCCGTGCTGGAGCGGCCCGAGGACTATCCCCGATGGTGGCCCCAGGTGCGGACGGTGACCCGGCTGAACGACGCGACCGGCGTCCTCACCATCCGGTCCGTGCTGCCGTACGCCATGACCTTCACCGCACACGAGACCTGCCGCGACCCGGACGCCGGGATCCTCGAGATCGCCATGTCCGGCGACATCGACGGCTGGGCCCGCTGGACGGTCACCCCCGACGGCCCCGGCACCCTCGCCCGCTACGACCAGCTCGTGGACGTGCGCAAGCCCCTGCTCAGGCGGCTGGCCGTGCCGGGACGGCCGGTCTTCCGCCTCAACCACCGGCTGATGATGCGGGCCGGACGGCGGGGACTGGTCGGGTATCTCGAAGCGGTTTGA
- a CDS encoding alpha/beta hydrolase, protein MPQVPTPTPDRAHRLVPSPAGRIHLVEQGRGPLVLLVHGFPESWYSWRHQLPALAAAGYRAVALDVRGYGRSSRPAAVDAYRMLDLVADNVAVVEALGEESAVVVGHDWGASIAAASALTRPDVFRAVALLSVPYTPPGGPRPSEVFARMGGSAVDAMGGDGDGGRGAVGVGVSGDGPGGEGAGGEGAAGRHAVGGDGRARDDSEDARPGQGLEGAPASDEFYVSYFQRPGRAEAEIEPDVRGWLAGFYAALSADTMPAPGARAPHFVAPGGTLRERFPTGPLPAWLEERDLDVLAGEFERTGLTGALNRYRNMDRDWADLAGYEGAPITQPSLFVAGALDASLAWLADAVKAFPETLPGLLGSHVLDGCGHFVQQERPEETNRILLAWLTALTS, encoded by the coding sequence ATGCCCCAGGTCCCGACCCCCACGCCCGACCGCGCCCACCGCCTGGTTCCGTCGCCTGCCGGGCGGATCCACCTCGTGGAGCAGGGGCGCGGCCCGCTGGTGCTGCTGGTGCACGGGTTCCCGGAGTCCTGGTACTCCTGGCGTCACCAACTCCCGGCGCTGGCCGCGGCCGGCTACCGCGCGGTGGCCCTCGACGTCCGCGGCTACGGCCGTTCCTCCAGGCCGGCGGCCGTGGACGCGTACCGGATGCTCGACCTCGTCGCGGACAACGTCGCCGTGGTGGAGGCGCTGGGGGAGGAGTCCGCGGTGGTCGTCGGCCACGACTGGGGCGCCTCGATCGCCGCCGCCTCGGCCCTGACCAGGCCGGACGTATTCCGTGCCGTGGCCCTGCTGAGCGTGCCGTACACCCCGCCCGGCGGTCCGCGGCCCAGCGAGGTCTTCGCCCGGATGGGCGGGAGCGCCGTCGACGCCATGGGTGGCGACGGCGACGGTGGCAGGGGGGCCGTCGGCGTCGGCGTGAGCGGGGACGGTCCGGGCGGCGAAGGCGCTGGTGGCGAGGGGGCTGCCGGCCGTCACGCGGTCGGCGGCGACGGACGTGCCCGGGACGACAGCGAGGACGCGCGGCCCGGCCAGGGGCTCGAGGGCGCCCCGGCGTCCGACGAGTTCTACGTCTCGTACTTCCAGCGGCCCGGCCGGGCCGAGGCGGAGATCGAACCCGATGTGCGCGGCTGGCTCGCGGGCTTCTACGCGGCTCTGTCCGCGGACACCATGCCGGCACCCGGCGCCCGCGCCCCGCACTTCGTCGCCCCCGGTGGCACCCTGCGCGAGCGCTTCCCCACCGGCCCGCTGCCGGCCTGGCTGGAGGAGCGTGACCTCGACGTCCTCGCCGGAGAGTTCGAGCGGACGGGTCTGACCGGGGCGCTGAACCGGTACCGGAACATGGACCGGGACTGGGCGGACCTGGCCGGTTACGAGGGCGCCCCGATCACGCAGCCGTCGCTGTTCGTCGCCGGGGCCCTCGACGCCTCGCTCGCCTGGCTGGCGGACGCGGTCAAGGCCTTCCCCGAGACCCTGCCCGGCCTTCTCGGCTCGCACGTCCTCGACGGCTGCGGCCACTTCGTCCAGCAGGAACGTCCCGAAGAGACGAACCGGATCCTGTTGGCCTGGCTCACCGCCCTGACCAGCTGA
- a CDS encoding TIGR02611 family protein encodes MNTGSDEPCEAAVAADKAPADRQAPGQPAGQEAGDGLGSRAPEFVKSRRVLHLSWQVGVFVVGLAVVVAGVVLLPLPGPGWVVIFGGMAIWATEFVWAQLVLRWTKRKVTEAAQRALDPKVRRRNIALTAIGVTIVAALAGTYLWRFGVVVPWKIKDQ; translated from the coding sequence ATGAATACGGGGAGTGACGAGCCGTGCGAGGCCGCTGTGGCGGCGGACAAAGCGCCGGCGGACCGGCAGGCGCCGGGGCAGCCGGCCGGGCAGGAGGCCGGGGACGGGCTCGGGTCCCGGGCGCCGGAATTCGTCAAGTCCCGCCGTGTCCTGCATCTGAGCTGGCAGGTCGGGGTCTTCGTGGTCGGCCTCGCGGTCGTTGTCGCGGGCGTCGTCCTGCTGCCGCTGCCGGGACCCGGCTGGGTGGTGATCTTCGGCGGCATGGCGATCTGGGCGACCGAGTTCGTCTGGGCCCAGCTCGTGCTGCGATGGACCAAACGCAAGGTCACCGAGGCGGCCCAGCGGGCGCTCGACCCCAAGGTGCGCCGGCGCAACATCGCGCTGACCGCCATTGGAGTGACGATCGTCGCGGCGCTGGCCGGGACCTACCTGTGGAGGTTCGGCGTCGTCGTGCCCTGGAAGATCAAGGATCAGTGA
- a CDS encoding SsgA family sporulation/cell division regulator, translating into MNTTVSCELHLRLVVSSESSLPVPAGLRYDTADPYAVHATFHTGAEETVEWVFARDLLAEGLHRPTGTGDVRVWPSRSHGQGVVCIALSSPEGEALLEAPARALESFLKRTDAAVPPGTEHRHFDLDQELSHILAES; encoded by the coding sequence ATGAACACCACGGTCAGCTGCGAGCTGCACCTGCGCCTCGTTGTGTCGAGCGAGTCCTCCCTGCCTGTCCCCGCAGGCCTGCGGTACGACACGGCCGACCCCTACGCCGTGCACGCCACCTTCCACACCGGAGCCGAGGAGACCGTCGAGTGGGTGTTCGCCCGCGACCTCCTCGCCGAGGGGCTGCACCGCCCCACGGGCACCGGCGACGTCCGCGTCTGGCCATCGCGCAGCCATGGTCAGGGCGTCGTCTGCATCGCCCTCAGCTCCCCGGAGGGGGAGGCCCTGCTCGAGGCCCCGGCGCGGGCCCTGGAGTCCTTCCTGAAGCGAACCGACGCCGCCGTGCCGCCAGGCACGGAACACCGGCACTTCGATCTGGATCAGGAGCTGTCGCACATCCTGGCGGAAAGCTAG
- a CDS encoding CGNR zinc finger domain-containing protein: MLITHDTRCALDTVVDLVNTAPEDGAAADGLPDVPALADFVRKHEISDVGALSEFDLSAVRRVRGRFAAIFAAPDARSAAGLINELVAAAGTTPRLTDHDGYDWHVHYFAPGASMADHLAADCGMALAFFVVAGEQERLRRCEAPDCRRAFVDLSRNRSRRYCDSRTCGNRLHVAAYRARRKEATG, from the coding sequence GTGCTGATCACCCACGACACCCGGTGTGCCCTCGACACCGTGGTCGATCTGGTGAACACCGCGCCGGAGGACGGCGCGGCGGCGGACGGACTGCCCGACGTCCCGGCTCTCGCAGACTTCGTACGAAAGCACGAAATCAGCGATGTCGGCGCACTGTCGGAGTTCGACCTCTCGGCGGTGCGCAGGGTCCGGGGGCGCTTCGCGGCGATCTTCGCGGCCCCGGACGCCCGGTCCGCCGCCGGGTTGATCAACGAGCTGGTCGCCGCGGCCGGCACCACCCCGCGCCTGACGGACCACGACGGCTACGACTGGCACGTGCACTACTTCGCGCCGGGCGCGTCCATGGCCGACCACCTCGCCGCCGACTGCGGGATGGCGCTCGCGTTCTTCGTGGTGGCCGGGGAGCAGGAGCGGCTGCGGCGCTGTGAGGCGCCGGACTGCCGACGCGCCTTCGTCGACCTCTCCCGCAACCGCTCGCGCCGCTACTGCGACAGCCGCACCTGCGGAAACCGACTGCATGTGGCCGCCTACCGGGCCCGGCGCAAGGAAGCGACGGGCTGA
- a CDS encoding DsbA family protein codes for MSDSSSARTGAPVLDVWCELQCPDCRTALDDIRALRARYGDRLELRLRHFPLEKHKHSFAAAQAAEEALEQGKGWAYVEAVLGRVEELDRTGEPFLVEVARELGLDAEEFDTALIDGRHILIVDADQAEGKAIGVTGTPTYVIGGERLDGGKSQEGLRGRIEEIADRLLGGEQA; via the coding sequence ATGAGCGACTCCTCCTCCGCGCGCACCGGCGCCCCCGTTCTCGACGTCTGGTGCGAGCTGCAGTGCCCCGACTGCCGTACGGCCCTGGACGACATCCGCGCCCTGCGCGCCCGCTACGGCGACCGGCTGGAGCTGCGGCTGCGGCATTTCCCGCTGGAGAAGCACAAGCACTCCTTCGCCGCCGCCCAGGCCGCCGAGGAGGCGCTGGAGCAGGGCAAGGGCTGGGCGTACGTGGAGGCCGTGCTGGGGCGGGTCGAGGAACTGGACCGTACGGGAGAACCCTTCCTGGTCGAGGTGGCCCGTGAACTCGGGCTGGACGCCGAGGAGTTCGACACCGCGCTGATCGACGGCCGGCACATCCTGATCGTGGACGCCGACCAGGCGGAGGGCAAGGCGATCGGGGTGACCGGCACCCCGACGTACGTCATCGGTGGCGAGCGCCTGGACGGCGGCAAGAGCCAGGAGGGCCTGCGCGGACGCATCGAGGAGATCGCCGACCGGCTGCTGGGCGGCGAGCAGGCGTAG
- a CDS encoding GNAT family N-acetyltransferase: MTTTLRPVEPLQQQPDGTRSRRYQVCVNSRPVGEIHLATSPSFDDSMATISELWIAEPDRRRGRATVAALAAEEVVRGWGCTQIVAVVPASADLALRLFGTLGYTLRNRRMEKHLGTVVPELPPGSTARPMTETDFTAWQEHERERYARTWMERGVPEPAARAKARGDHERLLPHGLATDGVRLSVLEHEGARVGVLWLALQDDKAFVFGVETGAAHRGRGHGRTLMLLAERQAVEAGRRILGLNVFAGNTPAERLYESLGYETTSHSLAKTLL, translated from the coding sequence ATGACCACGACCCTGCGGCCGGTCGAGCCGCTTCAGCAGCAGCCCGACGGCACCCGCTCACGCCGCTACCAGGTGTGCGTGAACAGCCGTCCCGTCGGTGAGATCCACCTCGCCACCTCACCGTCCTTCGATGACTCGATGGCGACCATCAGCGAGCTGTGGATCGCCGAACCCGACCGGCGCCGTGGCCGGGCCACGGTGGCCGCGCTCGCCGCGGAGGAGGTGGTACGCGGCTGGGGCTGCACGCAGATCGTGGCCGTCGTCCCCGCCTCCGCGGACCTCGCGCTGCGGCTGTTCGGCACCCTCGGCTACACGCTGCGCAACCGTCGCATGGAGAAACACCTCGGCACCGTCGTGCCCGAGCTGCCGCCGGGCAGCACCGCGCGGCCCATGACGGAGACCGACTTCACGGCCTGGCAGGAGCACGAGCGCGAGCGGTACGCGCGCACGTGGATGGAGCGCGGCGTCCCCGAGCCCGCCGCCCGCGCCAAGGCGCGCGGCGATCACGAACGGCTGCTGCCGCACGGGCTCGCGACCGACGGCGTGCGCTTGAGCGTCCTGGAGCACGAAGGGGCCCGGGTGGGAGTCCTGTGGCTGGCACTCCAGGACGACAAGGCGTTCGTGTTCGGCGTCGAGACCGGCGCGGCCCACCGCGGCAGGGGACATGGCCGTACGCTGATGCTGCTGGCGGAGCGCCAGGCCGTCGAGGCGGGCCGGCGGATCCTCGGCCTCAATGTGTTCGCGGGCAACACCCCGGCGGAGCGGCTGTACGAGTCGCTCGGCTACGAGACGACGTCCCACTCGCTCGCGAAGACTCTGCTGTAG